From Andrena cerasifolii isolate SP2316 chromosome 12, iyAndCera1_principal, whole genome shotgun sequence, a single genomic window includes:
- the Ema gene encoding C-type lectin domain containing ema isoform X6, with product MFRSRSWFGGGLWKPKNPHSLEHLKYLYNVLSKNQTVSENNRSLLVETLRSIAEILIWGDQNDSSVFDFFLEKNMLSFFLRIMKQKCGSYVCVQLLQTLNILFENIRNETSLYYLLSNNHVNSIIVHKFDFSDEEVMAYYISFLKTLSLKLNAHTIHFFYNEHTNDFPLYTEAIKFFNHSEGMVRIAVRTLTLNVYRVEDASMLAFIRDRTAAPYFSNLVWFIGNHIIELDTCVRNDADHQSQNRLSDLVAEHLDHLHYLNDILCLNISDLNKVLSEHLLHKLLVPLYVYSLMRHKSILCQNQEERKHVSIVVALFLLSQVFLIVSHGPLVHTLAAVMLLSDLETIQTGASKVLEVYGDITSKRPIAFSPPKESLEKSLENLSESLTMSDELCEEENRENSENEAKEALNVNRPSTSFDTASTGNVSASTPEQLDTSIPNEDLEESKELNVTDEEKEQRLALESPLTPQAQANVNESLSNKPFLETILNSLFCTENDYAALFALCLLYGLANNPGIDRKTLDPILSSSRNSSTSLYNEILIDRIIHIITLSCQTNAKVRLITLELAIKLLTQLIMSEGHSMLKDSHLAAIEAAKEQSTSLLKNFYKSEDIFLDMFEDEYSEIQKRPLNVEWLMMDSNVLLPPTGTPMTGIEFTKRLPCGEVERARRAIRVFFLIRELSLTLSMEGETQLPLTNPANCVQVDNVLDLNNSDLIACTVVWKDGQKIRRFLVIDVMQLILVEPDTSKLGWGVAKLVGFLQDIEVAGDKDDSRCLHLTIYKPLSSSTANRVPLLSTKFIFDDHIRCMAAKQRLTKGRIKARQKKMNQIARLLDIPTSMPHSSTPPNYALRGLRHERIVGRGQRQKDQQRPMFTVNKVPGFATQVRRETVARPSPGLSSSTSKRGENNTNEKGQENGLRSRDSSPKMPRPRSEEIPLEDMRLRKASLTSNGLNILHTCQEKKEGPIPACSANGEPSTVIRKLSEETSFTCQQEVKPRRKGQVETV from the exons atgtttcgaagtCGAAGTTGGTTTGGAGGAGGGCTCTGGAAGCCCAAGAATCCCCATTCTCTGGAGCACCTTAA GTACTTGTACAATGTCTTATCGAAAAACCAAACTGTATCAGAAAATAATAGGAGCTTACTGGTAGAAACTCTACGCTCTATagctgaaattttaatatgggGTGATCAAAATGATAGTAGCGTATTCGA CTTTTTCTTGGAGAAGAATATGCTTTCCTTTTTCCTGCGTATTATGAAGCAAAAATGTGGAAGCTATGTATGTGTTCAATTGCTACAGACATTGAATATTCTATTTGAGAACATACGTAACGAGACTTCTTTGT ATTACTTACTTAGCAACAATCATGTAAACAGTATAATAGTGCACAAATTTGACTTCAGCGACGAAGAGGTGATGGCGTATTATATCAGTTTCTTAAAGACGTTAAGCTTGAAGTTAAATGCACACACCATTCACTTCTTCTATAATGAG CACACCAATGATTTTCCATTGTACACGGaggcaattaaattttttaaccactCGGAGGGCATGGTTCGTATAGCAGTGCGAACCTTAACTTTAAACGTATATCGGGTAGAAGATGCCTCCATGCTCGCATTTATAAGAGATCGCACTGCCGCACCATATTTCAGTAATCTTGTATGGTTTATTGGTAATCACATTATAGAGCTTGATACTTGTGTCAGAAATGATGCTGA TCACCAAAGTCAGAACAGACTGTCGGATTTAGTAGCGGAGCATTTAGATCACTTACACTATTTAAATGATATTCTTTGTTTAAATATATCCGATTTGAATAAAGTTCTATCAGAGCACTTGCTACACAAATTATTAGTTCCGCTGTATGTTTATTCACTCATGAGACATAAAAGTATCTTGTGCCAAAATCAG gaagagagaaagcatgtAAGCATTGTAGTAGCTCTGTTCCTGCTTTCTCAAGTGTTTCTAATAGTCTCTCACGGCCCTCTTGTACATACGCTAGCAGCAGTAATGCTACTATCAGATTTAGAAACAATTCAAACAGGTGCGAGCAAAGTGCTCGAAGTGTATGGCGACATTACATCGAAAAGACCGATTGCTTTTTCGCCGCCGAAAGAAAGTTTAGAAAAATCCCTTGAAAATCTAAGCGAATCGTTAACCATGTCGGACGAGCTTTGCGAGGAAGAAAATAGGGAGAATTCGGAAAACGAGGCTAAAGAAGCACTGAATGTGAATCGTCCTAGTACATCATTTGATACTGCTTCGACGGGAAATGTATCCGCATCAACTCCAGAACAACTGGACACGAGCATTCCAAATGAAGATTTAGAAGAGAGCAAAGAATTGAATGTAACTGACGAAGAAAAAGAACAAAGATTGGCGCTGGAAAGCCCCTTAACTCCTCAAGCGCAAGCAAATGTGAACGAATCATTGTCGAATAAACCGTTCTTAGAAACTATCCTAAATTCCTTATTCTGCACAGAGAACGATTACGCCGCACTGTTTGCATTGTGTTTACTTTACGGACTAGCCAACAATCCG GGCATAGATCGTAAAACTTTAGACCCAATTTTATCCAGCTCACGAAATTCGTCGACAAGTTTATATAACGAAATTTTAATCGACAGAATAATTCATATAATAACATTAAGTTGCCAAACAA aTGCTAAAGTGAGGCTCATCACGTTGGAATTGGCAATTAAGTTGTTGACTCAATTAATAATGTCCGAAGGGCACAGCATGTTAAAAGACTCACATTTGGCAGCGATCGAAGCGGCCAAAGAGCAGAGCACGtcgttattaaaaaatttttataag AGCGAAGAcatatttttggatatgttcgAGGACGAGTACAGTGAAATCCAAAAACGACCTTTGAACGTTGAATGGCTAATGATGGACAGTAATGTTTTATTACCCCCAACAGGCACCCCCATGACGGGTATCGAATTTACCAAAAGATTACCATGCGGAGAA GTGGAAAGAGCACGACGCGCCATAAGAGTATTTTTTCTAATAAGAGAATTATCCTTGACTCTCAGTATGGAAGGGGAAACACAATTGCCTTTGACAAACCCGGCCAACTGTGTACAAGTCGACAATGTCCTTGACCTAA ATAATAGTGACTTGATCGCGTGCACGGTTGTGTGGAAGGATGGCCAGAAGATCCGTCGTTTCTTAGTCATCGACGTTATGCAATTAATACTCGTGGAACCTGACACTAGCAAGCTGGGTTGGGGAGTGGCGAAATTGGTGGGCTTTTTACAAGATATCGAAGTAGCGGGCGACAAGGATGATTCTAGGTGTCTACATTTGACGATATACAAACCTTTAAGTAGCAGCACCGCCAATCGTGTCCCGTTATTATCAACAAAGTTTATTTTCGACGATCACATTAGATGTATGGCTGCTAAGCAAAG GCTAACGAAAGGAAGGATAAAAGCACGACAGAAGAAAATGAATCAAATCGCGAGATTACTCGACATTCCCACGAGTATGCCCCACTCTTCAACACCGCCGAATTACGCTCTGCGCGGTTTACGCCACGAAC GAATAGTGGGCCGCGGGCAAAGGCAGAAGGATCAGCAGCGGCCAATGTTTACGGTAAACAAAGTGCCTGGGTTCGCGACCCAAGTGCGGAGGGAAACTGTTGCCAGACCTTCCCCCGGCCTTTCGTCGTCCACTTCCAAGCGTGGCGAAAATAATACAAATGAAAAGGGCCAGGAGAACGGTTTAAGATCGCGAGATAGTTCGCCGAAGATGCCGAGGCCGCGAAGCGAGGAGATTCCTTTAGAGGATATGCGTCTTCGAAAAGCGTCTTTAACGTCTAATGGATTAAACATATTACACACATGCCAGGAAAAGAAAGAGGGGCCAATTCCTGCTTGCTCGGCTAACGGCGAGCCATCGACTGTGATCAGAAAGCTTTCTGAGGAGACATCGTTCACTTGCCAGCAAGAAGTGAAGCCGCGCAGGAAGGGTCAAGTGGAAACAGTATGA
- the Ema gene encoding C-type lectin domain containing ema isoform X3, with amino-acid sequence MFRSRSWFGGGLWKPKNPHSLEHLKYLYNVLSKNQTVSENNRSLLVETLRSIAEILIWGDQNDSSVFDFFLEKNMLSFFLRIMKQKCGSYVCVQLLQTLNILFENIRNETSLYYLLSNNHVNSIIVHKFDFSDEEVMAYYISFLKTLSLKLNAHTIHFFYNEHTNDFPLYTEAIKFFNHSEGMVRIAVRTLTLNVYRVEDASMLAFIRDRTAAPYFSNLVWFIGNHIIELDTCVRNDADHQSQNRLSDLVAEHLDHLHYLNDILCLNISDLNKVLSEHLLHKLLVPLYVYSLMRHKSILCQNQEERKHVSIVVALFLLSQVFLIVSHGPLVHTLAAVMLLSDLETIQTGASKVLEVYGDITSKRPIAFSPPKESLEKSLENLSESLTMSDELCEEENRENSENEAKEALNVNRPSTSFDTASTGNVSASTPEQLDTSIPNEDLEESKELNVTDEEKEQRLALESPLTPQAQANVNESLSNKPFLETILNSLFCTENDYAALFALCLLYGLANNPGIDRKTLDPILSSSRNSSTSLYNEILIDRIIHIITLSCQTNAKVRLITLELAIKLLTQLIMSEGHSMLKDSHLAAIEAAKEQSTSLLKNFYKSEDIFLDMFEDEYSEIQKRPLNVEWLMMDSNVLLPPTGTPMTGIEFTKRLPCGEKMKLMLAQVERARRAIRVFFLIRELSLTLSMEGETQLPLTNPANCVQVDNVLDLSKNNSDLIACTVVWKDGQKIRRFLVIDVMQLILVEPDTSKLGWGVAKLVGFLQDIEVAGDKDDSRCLHLTIYKPLSSSTANRVPLLSTKFIFDDHIRCMAAKQRLTKGRIKARQKKMNQIARLLDIPTSMPHSSTPPNYALRGLRHERIVGRGQRQKDQQRPMFTVNKVPGFATQVRRETVARPSPGLSSSTSKRGENNTNEKGQENGLRSRDSSPKMPRPRSEEIPLEDMRLRKASLTSNGLNILHTCQEKKEGPIPACSANGEPSTVIRKLSEETSFTCQQEVKPRRKGQVETV; translated from the exons atgtttcgaagtCGAAGTTGGTTTGGAGGAGGGCTCTGGAAGCCCAAGAATCCCCATTCTCTGGAGCACCTTAA GTACTTGTACAATGTCTTATCGAAAAACCAAACTGTATCAGAAAATAATAGGAGCTTACTGGTAGAAACTCTACGCTCTATagctgaaattttaatatgggGTGATCAAAATGATAGTAGCGTATTCGA CTTTTTCTTGGAGAAGAATATGCTTTCCTTTTTCCTGCGTATTATGAAGCAAAAATGTGGAAGCTATGTATGTGTTCAATTGCTACAGACATTGAATATTCTATTTGAGAACATACGTAACGAGACTTCTTTGT ATTACTTACTTAGCAACAATCATGTAAACAGTATAATAGTGCACAAATTTGACTTCAGCGACGAAGAGGTGATGGCGTATTATATCAGTTTCTTAAAGACGTTAAGCTTGAAGTTAAATGCACACACCATTCACTTCTTCTATAATGAG CACACCAATGATTTTCCATTGTACACGGaggcaattaaattttttaaccactCGGAGGGCATGGTTCGTATAGCAGTGCGAACCTTAACTTTAAACGTATATCGGGTAGAAGATGCCTCCATGCTCGCATTTATAAGAGATCGCACTGCCGCACCATATTTCAGTAATCTTGTATGGTTTATTGGTAATCACATTATAGAGCTTGATACTTGTGTCAGAAATGATGCTGA TCACCAAAGTCAGAACAGACTGTCGGATTTAGTAGCGGAGCATTTAGATCACTTACACTATTTAAATGATATTCTTTGTTTAAATATATCCGATTTGAATAAAGTTCTATCAGAGCACTTGCTACACAAATTATTAGTTCCGCTGTATGTTTATTCACTCATGAGACATAAAAGTATCTTGTGCCAAAATCAG gaagagagaaagcatgtAAGCATTGTAGTAGCTCTGTTCCTGCTTTCTCAAGTGTTTCTAATAGTCTCTCACGGCCCTCTTGTACATACGCTAGCAGCAGTAATGCTACTATCAGATTTAGAAACAATTCAAACAGGTGCGAGCAAAGTGCTCGAAGTGTATGGCGACATTACATCGAAAAGACCGATTGCTTTTTCGCCGCCGAAAGAAAGTTTAGAAAAATCCCTTGAAAATCTAAGCGAATCGTTAACCATGTCGGACGAGCTTTGCGAGGAAGAAAATAGGGAGAATTCGGAAAACGAGGCTAAAGAAGCACTGAATGTGAATCGTCCTAGTACATCATTTGATACTGCTTCGACGGGAAATGTATCCGCATCAACTCCAGAACAACTGGACACGAGCATTCCAAATGAAGATTTAGAAGAGAGCAAAGAATTGAATGTAACTGACGAAGAAAAAGAACAAAGATTGGCGCTGGAAAGCCCCTTAACTCCTCAAGCGCAAGCAAATGTGAACGAATCATTGTCGAATAAACCGTTCTTAGAAACTATCCTAAATTCCTTATTCTGCACAGAGAACGATTACGCCGCACTGTTTGCATTGTGTTTACTTTACGGACTAGCCAACAATCCG GGCATAGATCGTAAAACTTTAGACCCAATTTTATCCAGCTCACGAAATTCGTCGACAAGTTTATATAACGAAATTTTAATCGACAGAATAATTCATATAATAACATTAAGTTGCCAAACAA aTGCTAAAGTGAGGCTCATCACGTTGGAATTGGCAATTAAGTTGTTGACTCAATTAATAATGTCCGAAGGGCACAGCATGTTAAAAGACTCACATTTGGCAGCGATCGAAGCGGCCAAAGAGCAGAGCACGtcgttattaaaaaatttttataag AGCGAAGAcatatttttggatatgttcgAGGACGAGTACAGTGAAATCCAAAAACGACCTTTGAACGTTGAATGGCTAATGATGGACAGTAATGTTTTATTACCCCCAACAGGCACCCCCATGACGGGTATCGAATTTACCAAAAGATTACCATGCGGAGAA aaaatgaaattaatgCTTGCGCAGGTGGAAAGAGCACGACGCGCCATAAGAGTATTTTTTCTAATAAGAGAATTATCCTTGACTCTCAGTATGGAAGGGGAAACACAATTGCCTTTGACAAACCCGGCCAACTGTGTACAAGTCGACAATGTCCTTGACCTAAGTAaaa ATAATAGTGACTTGATCGCGTGCACGGTTGTGTGGAAGGATGGCCAGAAGATCCGTCGTTTCTTAGTCATCGACGTTATGCAATTAATACTCGTGGAACCTGACACTAGCAAGCTGGGTTGGGGAGTGGCGAAATTGGTGGGCTTTTTACAAGATATCGAAGTAGCGGGCGACAAGGATGATTCTAGGTGTCTACATTTGACGATATACAAACCTTTAAGTAGCAGCACCGCCAATCGTGTCCCGTTATTATCAACAAAGTTTATTTTCGACGATCACATTAGATGTATGGCTGCTAAGCAAAG GCTAACGAAAGGAAGGATAAAAGCACGACAGAAGAAAATGAATCAAATCGCGAGATTACTCGACATTCCCACGAGTATGCCCCACTCTTCAACACCGCCGAATTACGCTCTGCGCGGTTTACGCCACGAAC GAATAGTGGGCCGCGGGCAAAGGCAGAAGGATCAGCAGCGGCCAATGTTTACGGTAAACAAAGTGCCTGGGTTCGCGACCCAAGTGCGGAGGGAAACTGTTGCCAGACCTTCCCCCGGCCTTTCGTCGTCCACTTCCAAGCGTGGCGAAAATAATACAAATGAAAAGGGCCAGGAGAACGGTTTAAGATCGCGAGATAGTTCGCCGAAGATGCCGAGGCCGCGAAGCGAGGAGATTCCTTTAGAGGATATGCGTCTTCGAAAAGCGTCTTTAACGTCTAATGGATTAAACATATTACACACATGCCAGGAAAAGAAAGAGGGGCCAATTCCTGCTTGCTCGGCTAACGGCGAGCCATCGACTGTGATCAGAAAGCTTTCTGAGGAGACATCGTTCACTTGCCAGCAAGAAGTGAAGCCGCGCAGGAAGGGTCAAGTGGAAACAGTATGA
- the Ema gene encoding C-type lectin domain containing ema isoform X1 — protein MFRSRSWFGGGLWKPKNPHSLEHLKYLYNVLSKNQTVSENNRSLLVETLRSIAEILIWGDQNDSSVFDFFLEKNMLSFFLRIMKQKCGSYVCVQLLQTLNILFENIRNETSLYYLLSNNHVNSIIVHKFDFSDEEVMAYYISFLKTLSLKLNAHTIHFFYNEVNKHTNDFPLYTEAIKFFNHSEGMVRIAVRTLTLNVYRVEDASMLAFIRDRTAAPYFSNLVWFIGNHIIELDTCVRNDADHQSQNRLSDLVAEHLDHLHYLNDILCLNISDLNKVLSEHLLHKLLVPLYVYSLMRHKSILCQNQEERKHVSIVVALFLLSQVFLIVSHGPLVHTLAAVMLLSDLETIQTGASKVLEVYGDITSKRPIAFSPPKESLEKSLENLSESLTMSDELCEEENRENSENEAKEALNVNRPSTSFDTASTGNVSASTPEQLDTSIPNEDLEESKELNVTDEEKEQRLALESPLTPQAQANVNESLSNKPFLETILNSLFCTENDYAALFALCLLYGLANNPGIDRKTLDPILSSSRNSSTSLYNEILIDRIIHIITLSCQTNAKVRLITLELAIKLLTQLIMSEGHSMLKDSHLAAIEAAKEQSTSLLKNFYKSEDIFLDMFEDEYSEIQKRPLNVEWLMMDSNVLLPPTGTPMTGIEFTKRLPCGEKMKLMLAQVERARRAIRVFFLIRELSLTLSMEGETQLPLTNPANCVQVDNVLDLSKNNSDLIACTVVWKDGQKIRRFLVIDVMQLILVEPDTSKLGWGVAKLVGFLQDIEVAGDKDDSRCLHLTIYKPLSSSTANRVPLLSTKFIFDDHIRCMAAKQRLTKGRIKARQKKMNQIARLLDIPTSMPHSSTPPNYALRGLRHERIVGRGQRQKDQQRPMFTVNKVPGFATQVRRETVARPSPGLSSSTSKRGENNTNEKGQENGLRSRDSSPKMPRPRSEEIPLEDMRLRKASLTSNGLNILHTCQEKKEGPIPACSANGEPSTVIRKLSEETSFTCQQEVKPRRKGQVETV, from the exons atgtttcgaagtCGAAGTTGGTTTGGAGGAGGGCTCTGGAAGCCCAAGAATCCCCATTCTCTGGAGCACCTTAA GTACTTGTACAATGTCTTATCGAAAAACCAAACTGTATCAGAAAATAATAGGAGCTTACTGGTAGAAACTCTACGCTCTATagctgaaattttaatatgggGTGATCAAAATGATAGTAGCGTATTCGA CTTTTTCTTGGAGAAGAATATGCTTTCCTTTTTCCTGCGTATTATGAAGCAAAAATGTGGAAGCTATGTATGTGTTCAATTGCTACAGACATTGAATATTCTATTTGAGAACATACGTAACGAGACTTCTTTGT ATTACTTACTTAGCAACAATCATGTAAACAGTATAATAGTGCACAAATTTGACTTCAGCGACGAAGAGGTGATGGCGTATTATATCAGTTTCTTAAAGACGTTAAGCTTGAAGTTAAATGCACACACCATTCACTTCTTCTATAATGAGGTAAACAAG CACACCAATGATTTTCCATTGTACACGGaggcaattaaattttttaaccactCGGAGGGCATGGTTCGTATAGCAGTGCGAACCTTAACTTTAAACGTATATCGGGTAGAAGATGCCTCCATGCTCGCATTTATAAGAGATCGCACTGCCGCACCATATTTCAGTAATCTTGTATGGTTTATTGGTAATCACATTATAGAGCTTGATACTTGTGTCAGAAATGATGCTGA TCACCAAAGTCAGAACAGACTGTCGGATTTAGTAGCGGAGCATTTAGATCACTTACACTATTTAAATGATATTCTTTGTTTAAATATATCCGATTTGAATAAAGTTCTATCAGAGCACTTGCTACACAAATTATTAGTTCCGCTGTATGTTTATTCACTCATGAGACATAAAAGTATCTTGTGCCAAAATCAG gaagagagaaagcatgtAAGCATTGTAGTAGCTCTGTTCCTGCTTTCTCAAGTGTTTCTAATAGTCTCTCACGGCCCTCTTGTACATACGCTAGCAGCAGTAATGCTACTATCAGATTTAGAAACAATTCAAACAGGTGCGAGCAAAGTGCTCGAAGTGTATGGCGACATTACATCGAAAAGACCGATTGCTTTTTCGCCGCCGAAAGAAAGTTTAGAAAAATCCCTTGAAAATCTAAGCGAATCGTTAACCATGTCGGACGAGCTTTGCGAGGAAGAAAATAGGGAGAATTCGGAAAACGAGGCTAAAGAAGCACTGAATGTGAATCGTCCTAGTACATCATTTGATACTGCTTCGACGGGAAATGTATCCGCATCAACTCCAGAACAACTGGACACGAGCATTCCAAATGAAGATTTAGAAGAGAGCAAAGAATTGAATGTAACTGACGAAGAAAAAGAACAAAGATTGGCGCTGGAAAGCCCCTTAACTCCTCAAGCGCAAGCAAATGTGAACGAATCATTGTCGAATAAACCGTTCTTAGAAACTATCCTAAATTCCTTATTCTGCACAGAGAACGATTACGCCGCACTGTTTGCATTGTGTTTACTTTACGGACTAGCCAACAATCCG GGCATAGATCGTAAAACTTTAGACCCAATTTTATCCAGCTCACGAAATTCGTCGACAAGTTTATATAACGAAATTTTAATCGACAGAATAATTCATATAATAACATTAAGTTGCCAAACAA aTGCTAAAGTGAGGCTCATCACGTTGGAATTGGCAATTAAGTTGTTGACTCAATTAATAATGTCCGAAGGGCACAGCATGTTAAAAGACTCACATTTGGCAGCGATCGAAGCGGCCAAAGAGCAGAGCACGtcgttattaaaaaatttttataag AGCGAAGAcatatttttggatatgttcgAGGACGAGTACAGTGAAATCCAAAAACGACCTTTGAACGTTGAATGGCTAATGATGGACAGTAATGTTTTATTACCCCCAACAGGCACCCCCATGACGGGTATCGAATTTACCAAAAGATTACCATGCGGAGAA aaaatgaaattaatgCTTGCGCAGGTGGAAAGAGCACGACGCGCCATAAGAGTATTTTTTCTAATAAGAGAATTATCCTTGACTCTCAGTATGGAAGGGGAAACACAATTGCCTTTGACAAACCCGGCCAACTGTGTACAAGTCGACAATGTCCTTGACCTAAGTAaaa ATAATAGTGACTTGATCGCGTGCACGGTTGTGTGGAAGGATGGCCAGAAGATCCGTCGTTTCTTAGTCATCGACGTTATGCAATTAATACTCGTGGAACCTGACACTAGCAAGCTGGGTTGGGGAGTGGCGAAATTGGTGGGCTTTTTACAAGATATCGAAGTAGCGGGCGACAAGGATGATTCTAGGTGTCTACATTTGACGATATACAAACCTTTAAGTAGCAGCACCGCCAATCGTGTCCCGTTATTATCAACAAAGTTTATTTTCGACGATCACATTAGATGTATGGCTGCTAAGCAAAG GCTAACGAAAGGAAGGATAAAAGCACGACAGAAGAAAATGAATCAAATCGCGAGATTACTCGACATTCCCACGAGTATGCCCCACTCTTCAACACCGCCGAATTACGCTCTGCGCGGTTTACGCCACGAAC GAATAGTGGGCCGCGGGCAAAGGCAGAAGGATCAGCAGCGGCCAATGTTTACGGTAAACAAAGTGCCTGGGTTCGCGACCCAAGTGCGGAGGGAAACTGTTGCCAGACCTTCCCCCGGCCTTTCGTCGTCCACTTCCAAGCGTGGCGAAAATAATACAAATGAAAAGGGCCAGGAGAACGGTTTAAGATCGCGAGATAGTTCGCCGAAGATGCCGAGGCCGCGAAGCGAGGAGATTCCTTTAGAGGATATGCGTCTTCGAAAAGCGTCTTTAACGTCTAATGGATTAAACATATTACACACATGCCAGGAAAAGAAAGAGGGGCCAATTCCTGCTTGCTCGGCTAACGGCGAGCCATCGACTGTGATCAGAAAGCTTTCTGAGGAGACATCGTTCACTTGCCAGCAAGAAGTGAAGCCGCGCAGGAAGGGTCAAGTGGAAACAGTATGA